One window of Phalacrocorax carbo chromosome 1, bPhaCar2.1, whole genome shotgun sequence genomic DNA carries:
- the DNAL4 gene encoding dynein axonemal light chain 4, producing MADTGEGKKEEADYKRLHSFPLIRHTDMPEEMRVEAMELCVTACEKYATNNESAAKMIKEMMDKKFGSSWHVVIGEGFGFEITHEVKNLLYMFFGGSLAVCVWKCS from the exons ATGGCAGAcactggggaggggaaaaaggaggaggctGATTATAAAAGACTTCACAGCTTTCCACTGATTAGG CACACAGACATGCCAGAGGAGATGCGTGTGGAGGCCATGGAGCTGTGTGTTACGGCATGTGAGAAATATGCCACCAACAACGAG AGTgctgccaagatgatcaaagaGATGATGGACAAGAAATTTGGGTCCTCCTGGCACGTGGTGATTGGGGAAGGTTTTGGCTTTGAGATCACTCATGAGGTGAAGAATCTGCTGTACATGTTCTTTGGTGGCAGCCTGGCCGTGTGTGTCTGGAAGTGCTCCTGA
- the LOC135313874 gene encoding extracellular serine/threonine protein kinase FAM20C-like, with the protein MRCWLQTLFQRKFKVRLLFLLLLAFLAHLVIDLALPAAHRPCGCDAKAAKASGVPSGSSVLAGPKKLSLRILQDFSGSNGSLEKSSQPQGAGPHARAGQPGVWHQHGEANAGRTKGSKLAALFEHPLYNIPIPEVTEKDKLFVVNPMEKFTLRSSGSDEWVSSSKAETLLPTGKTAYDTYPTWLKFHVGINRYELYPRRDPLMPTLLQDLAMQRIVSSVQKSGGTQLKLIMTFPNYGQALFKPMKQTRDQETPIDFFYFSDFERHNAEIAAFHLDRILDFRRIPPVSGRLVNITKEIRDITTDKKLAKTFFISPAGNVCFYGECSYYCSTEHALCGKPDRLEGSMAALLPDKTLAKRRSWRSPWRRSYHKSKKAEWELNPNYCAQVRETPPYDRGHRLLDLIDMTVLDFLMGNMDRHHYETFEKFGNDTFLLHLDNGRGFGTHSRDEPSILAPLRQCCSIKKSTYLRLQLLATQPYRLSDLLREALATDPLAPVLAEPHLRALDRRLGKVLAVVGHCLAGAAHLDEVLVDDVGSQV; encoded by the exons ATGCGGTGCTGGCTGCAAACgcttttccaaaggaaatttaAAGTCAGGctcctctttctcctgctcTTGGCCTTCCTGGCACACCTGGTGATAGATTTggctctccctgcagcccacaggCCCTGCGGCTGTGACGCAAAAGCAGCTAAAGCCTCGGGTGTCCCATCAGGCAGCTCTGTGCTTGCTGGCCCCAAAAAGCTGAGCTTGCGAATCCTTCAGGATTTCAGTGGCAGCAACGGCTCCTTGGAGAAAAGCTCCCAGCCGCAGGGAGCAGGGCCGCACGCAAGGGCTGGACAGCCGGGGGTCTGGCACCAGCACGGAGAGGCAAATGCAGGGAGGACCAAGGGATCAAAGCTGGCGGCGCTCTTCGAGCATCCTCTTTACAACATCCCAATCCCGGAGGTGACAGAGAAAGACAAGCTGTTTGTCGTCAACCCCATGGAGAAGTTCACCCTGCGCAGCAGTGGGAGCGATGAATG GGTCAGCAGCAGTAAAGCCGAGACGCTCCTCCCGACAGGGAAGACAGCCTACGACACCTACCCCACCTGGCTCAAATTCCACGTTGGCATCAACCGCTATGAGCTGTACCCACGCCGGGACCCCCTGATGCCCACCCTTCTCCAGGACTTGGCCATGCAGAGGATCGTCAGCTCCG TCCAGAAATCCGGTGGGACCCAGCTCAAGCTCATCATGACGTTCCCGAATTACGGGCAGGCCCTCTTTAAGCCCATGAA gCAGACCCGGGACCAGGAGACTCCCATCGACTTCTTCTACTTCTCGGACTTTGAGCGGCACAACGCGGAGATTGCAGCCTTCCATCTGGACAG GATCCTTGATTTCCGGCGAATCCCCCCGGTTTCTGGCCGTTTGGTCAATATAACGAAGGAGATTCGTGACATCACCACAGACAAGAAACTGGCCAAGACTTTCTTCATCTCCCCAG CGGGCAACGTCTGCTTCTACGGGGAGTGCTCCTACTACTGCTCCACCGAGCACGCCCTCTGCGGCAAGCCGGACCGACTGGAGGGCTCCATGGCCGCCCTGCTGCCTGACAAGACCTTGGCCAAGCGCCGCTCCTGGCGCAGCCCCTGGCGCCGCTCCTACCACAAGAGCAAGAAGGCTGA GTGGGAGCTGAACCCCAATTACTGCGCTCAGGTGCGAGAGACGCCGCCCTACGACAGGGGCCATCGCCTCCTCGACCTCATCGACATGACGGTCCTTGATTTCCTTATGG GCAACATGGACCGGCACCACTACGAGACCTTTGAGAAATTTGGGAATGACACTTTCCTGCTTCACCTGGACAACGGCCGCGG CTTTGGCACACACTCACGCGATGAACCATCCATCCTGGCCCCCCTAAGGCAATGCTGCAG CATCAAGAAATCGACCTACCTgcggctgcagctgctggccaCCCAGCCCTACCGCCTGAGCGACCTGCTGCGGGAGGCGCTGGCCACCGACCCCTTGGCCCCGGTCCTGGCCGAGCCCCACCTGCGGGCACTGGACCGTCGCCTGGGGAAGGTGCTGGCGGTGGTGGGACACTGCCTGGCCGGGGCGGCCCACCTGGACGAGGTGCTGGTGGATGATGTGGGGTCACAGGTGTGA
- the SUN2 gene encoding SUN domain-containing protein 2, which translates to MSRRSQRLVTTRYYPGDDDATTSSSSSLLGGQQLPFKETTSRTIRRKSSSTKRLSPAPSTQTSYYSESMMSESYLGGSRGLAALGSSVLDDALDSTMYWGGELSARRRRGTGDTESSKINGLLESKTYDTYASSSGYSSEDDYAGHLYSGQSSSESGLRTAASRVGSFLWQVLTSPVRFVGWLFSGLAAAWHHLTGAAPRLGGIPFSRRYPWLKRSLLLLLFLLLLAAAAYGAWYFYPYGLSTLSLPAFPWWGVGKSSSSHVPGAGDLTTLDQGQQGEHRLLARFQALEKRFEALEAEMSRWELRQGAAVVAAGGELPPGDILALLEGLVNRRDAGLKEHLRTDMTSHLQGELDALRAQVQRDLDGRLGKMAQTSQETEARLQRLKLEWQSSVQEGLRGSFQQEVGKLEQEVAALKRELAGLKSDQEVMGKHMEGMLEQLKAMRADVEAQFPAWISRFLSQSRRDGAAGLILQQEDLQAELQALERKILAKVLEDRRLSARDAQAGIGVALRQGGTTGVTEEQVHLIVGQALKRYSEDRVGMVDYALESAGASVINTRCSETYETRTALLSLFGIPLWYQSQSPRVILQPDVNPGNCWAFRGSQGFAVIRLSGIIRPTAVTLEHIPKALSPQGTIPSAPKDFAVYGLKEEREEEGLLLGQFTYNHDGDPIQTFYLEGDAVGTYQLVELRVLSNWGHPEYTCIYRFRVHGEPAH; encoded by the exons ATGTCCCGCCGCAGCCAGCGCCTCGTCACCACGCGCTATTACCCCGGGGACGACGATGCCacaaccagcagcagcagctccctgctggggGGCCAGCAGCTCCCCTTCAAAGAGACCACCAGCAG GACGATCAGAAGGAAATCGAGCAGCACAAAGCGCctctctcctgctcccagcacccaaACCTCCTACTACAGCGAGTCCATGATGAGCGAGTCCTACCTGGGGGGCAGCCGGGGCCTCGCTGCCCTGGGCAGCTCCGTGCTAGATGATGCCCTGGACAGCACCATGTACTGGG GTGGGGAGCTCTCTGCCAGGAGGAGAAGAGGTACAGGGGACACTGAGTCCAGTAAGATCAACGGGTTGCTGGAGAGCAAGACATATGACACCTACGCCTCTTCGTCTGGATATTCCTCGGAAGATGACTACGCTG gtCACTTATATTCAGGCCAGAGTAGCTCTGAATCAGGGCTGAGGACTGCAGCCTCCCGGGTGGGCTCCTTCCTCTGGCAGGTGCTCACCTCCCCAG TTCGGTTCGTGGGGTGGCTGTTCTcggggctggcagctgcctggcaCCACCTCACCGGTGCGGCTCCCCGCCTGGGTGGCATCCCCTTCTCCAG GCGCTACCCGTGGCTGAAGAGgtccctgcttctgctgctattcctcctgctcctcgCTGCTGCCGCCTATG GAGCTTGGTACTTTTACCCATATGGGCTGTCGACGCTcagcctccctgccttcccGTGGTGGGGAGTTGGAAAGTCATCTTCCTCCCAcgtgcctggggcaggggaccTGACCACGCTGGACCAG GGGCAGCAGGGGGAGCACCGGCTCCTGGCTCGCTTTCAGGCCCTGGAGAAGCGCTTTGAGGCGCTGGAAGCTGAGATGTCTCGGTGGGAGCTGCGGCAGGGAGCGGCAGtggtggcggcggggggagAGCTGCCCCCAGGGGACATCCTGGCACTGCTGGAGGGGCTGGTGAACCGCCGGGATGCGGGGCTGAAGGAGCATCTCCGCACTGACATGACCAGCCATCTCCAG GGCGAGCTGGATGCCCTCCGAGCCCAGGTGCAGAGGGATTTAGATGGGCGCCTGGGGAAGATGGCGCAAACCTCTCAG GAGACGGAGGCACGCTTGCAGAGGCTGAAGTTGGAGTGGCAGAG CTCAGTGCAGGAGGGCCTGCGAGGGAGCTTCCAGCAGGAGGTGGGCAAGTtggagcaggaggtggcagcGCTGAAGAGGGAGCTGGCAGGCCTCAAATCGGACCAGGAGGTGATGGGGAAGCACATGGAGGGAatgctggagcagctgaaggCGATGCGGGCTGAT GTGGAAGCACAGTTCCCAGCGTGGATCAGTCGGTTCCTGTCACAGTCCCGGCGGGATGGTGCCGCTGGCCTCATCCTCCAGCAGGAAGACTTGCAAGCGGAGCTCCAGGCCCTGGAGCGCAAGATTCTGGCCAAAGTTTTGGAGGACCGGAGGTTGTCGGCACGGGATGCTCAGGCCGGTATTGGAGTGGCCCTGCGGCAAGGGGGGACCACAGGGGTAACGGAGGAG CAAGTGCATCTCATTGTGGGTCAAGCTCTGAAGCGCTACAGTGAGGACCGCGTGGGGATGGTCGACTATGCTCTGGAGTCAGCAG gggcCAGCGTCATCAACACCCGCTGCTCGGAGACCTACGAGACACGGACGGCACTGCTGAGCTTGTTCGGCATCCCCCTGTGGTACCAGTCGCAGTCCCCCCGTGTCATCCTGCAG CCAGATGTCAACCCTGGGAACTGCTGGGCATTTCGTGGGTCCCAGGGCTTTGCTGTCATCCGCCTCTCTGGCATCATCCGTCCCACGGCCGTAACGCTGGAGCACATCCCAAAAGCCCTGTCACCTCAGGGGAccatccccagtgcccccaaggACTTTGCTGTCTAT GGCttgaaggaggagagagaggaggagggccTTCTCCTTGGGCAGTTCACCTACAACCATGACGGTGACCCCATCCAAACATTTTACTTGGAG gGTGACGCTGTGGGCACGTACCAGCTGGTGGAGCTCCGGGTGCTGAGCAATTGGGGACACCCCGAATACACCTGCATCTACCGCTTCCGTGTGCATGGGGAGCCGGCGCACTga